Proteins encoded in a region of the Osmerus mordax isolate fOsmMor3 chromosome 17, fOsmMor3.pri, whole genome shotgun sequence genome:
- the LOC136960043 gene encoding microfibril-associated glycoprotein 4-like, whose protein sequence is MKVLLVLAAVFSSVAQSLMFQPLDCADIYNAGSGSSGVYRIYPAGPNSPRYVYCDMDTLGGKWTVFLARMDGTVNFYRGWDQYKNGFGHAAGEYWLGLETIHLLTTKKDYELRVDMEDFEGRRVYANYSSFSISPGAVNAEVDLYRLHVSGFRNGGAGDSLTHHSGRPFSTFDRDNDGASSMNCALKYMGAFWYNNCMYASPTGVYMWGANDVKSLHWYHFKSNRYSLKSISMKMRPVTRQMLVEKKTWLPPSHVLTENQLN, encoded by the exons ATGAAG GTCCTTCTCGTGCTAGCAGCGGTGTTCTCTTCGGTGGCACAGTCCCTCATGTTCCAGCCCCTGGACTGTGCAGACATCTACAACGCTGGCTCAGGCAGCAGTGGAGTCTACAGGATCTACCCCGCAGGACCCAACTCTCCCCGCTACGTCTACTGTGACATGGACACCCTGGGAGGGAAGTGGACT GTGTTCCTCGCTAGGATGGACGGCACAGTGAACTTCTACAGAGGGTGGGACCAGTACAAGAACGGCTTCGGACATGCGGCTGGAGAGTACTGGCTGG GTCTGGAGACCATCCACCTGCTCACCACGAAGAAGGACTACGAGCTGAGGGTGGACATGGAGGActttgaggggaggagggtctaCGCTAactactcctccttctccatctctcccgggGCGGTCAATGCTGAGGTGGACCTCTACAGGCTGCACGTCAGCGGCTTCAGAAACGGAGGGGCAG GGGACTCACTGACCCACCACAGCGGACGACCGTTCTCCACATTTGATCGAGATAACGACGGCGCTTCTTCAATGAATTGTGCCTTAAAATATATGGGTGCATTTTGGTACAACAATTGTATGTATGCCAGTCCAACTGGAGTCTACATGTGGGGAGCTAATGATGTAAAAAGTTTACACTGGTATCACTTCAAAAGTAATCGGTATTCTCTTAAGTCCATTTCTATGAAGATGAGACCCGTCACTCGTCAAATGTTagtggaaaaaaaaacatggctgCCTCCCTCTCACGTCTTAACTGAAAATCAGCTCAACTGA